From a region of the Daphnia pulicaria isolate SC F1-1A chromosome 1, SC_F0-13Bv2, whole genome shotgun sequence genome:
- the LOC124328487 gene encoding beta-1,4-mannosyltransferase egh-like isoform X1 produces the protein MRNVSMMTSAVKREVFHLIHCAALTGTIILVISLGGGLGENNSIAFETEETLSSWEQYGFFLAAVLYVTRFLTLLCLPLALFNFLGLVLFNAFPDQPKTKIFSRRDHISVPFVCFRVVTKGDFPQLVRNNILKNRNICEETGLEHFTFEVVTDKSISLVTSKKVRELVVPEDYATKSGALYKSRALQYCLEKEVNNLNDEDWIVHLDEETLLTSGCIKGIVNFICEGKHHFGQGVITYNNDEVVNLMLTLCDSIRVADDMGKLQFQLKVMHMPIMGWKGSYVISNVGAERDVSFDHGPRGSVAEDAYFGLMAASKGYSFGFIEGDMWEKSPFTIKDFLRQRKRWLQGLLLVVHSSEIPLRFRILLGCCVYATATAPLSTLNVFLQPLFPIQISRFVDLCGCFVGGVIIYMNLYGTFRSYTYSAKHVGIGKLLLLFILGFVLQPFKYILEIIAILWGLMTPKNGFAIVDKNVEQNEMENTVSVVPC, from the exons ATGAGGAATGTTTCT ATGATGACGAGTGCTGTAAAACGAGAAGTTTTTCATCTAATTCACTGTGCTGCCTTAACTGGAACAATTATTTTGGTGATAAGTCTGGGTGGTGGACTgggagaaaataattcaatcgcCTTTGAAACAGAAGAAACTTTGAGCTCATGGGAACAGTATGGATTTTTTCTAGCTGCAGTTCTCTATGTTACTAGGTTCTTGACACTGTTGTGCCTACCCTTGGCTTTATTCAACTTTTTGGGTCTTGTGCTTTTTAATGCATTTCCTGATCAACCAAAAACAAAG atTTTCTCAAGGCGCGACCACATCAGTGTTCCTTTTGTTTGCTTTCGTGTGGTTACTAAAGGAGATTTCCCCCAATTGGTACGCAATAATATTTTGAAGAACCGAAACATTTGTGAGGAAACTGGTCTTGAGCACTTTACATTTGAAGTTGTGACAGACAAATCAATATCCTTGGTCACTAGCAAAAAAGTACGTGAACTAGTTGTTCCGGAAGATTATGCCACCAAATCTGGAGCTTTGTATAAATCAAGGGCACTTCAATATTGTCTGGAAAAAGAG GTCAACAATTTGAATGATGAAGATTGGATCGTACATCTTGACGAAGAGACCCTACTTACGAGCGGTTGTATCAAAGGGATTGTAAATTTCATTTGCGAGGGGAAACATCATTTTGGTCAAGGCGTGATAACATACAATAATGACGAg GTCGTCAACTTGATGTTAACTTTGTGTGATTCAATTCGTGTCGCCGATGATATGGGAAAATTGCAATTTCAATTAAAGGTGATGCACATGCCAATTATGGGATGGAAAGGATCGTATGTCATATCGAAT GTGGGAGCTGAGAGAGATGTAAGCTTCGATCATGGACCAAGAGGCTCGGTGGCAGAGGACGCTTACTTCGGACTCATGGCAGCCAGCAAGGGCTACTCGTTTGGTTTCATCGAAGGTGACATGTGGGAGAAATCGCCTTTCACTATTAAGGATTTCCTGCGACAAAGAAAACGATGGCTACAAGGACTTTTACTTGTTGTTCACTCGTCAGAAATTCCTTTAAG GTTTCGAATTCTTCTTGGTTGCTGCGTATATGCAACAGCGACGGCACCGTTGTCCACTTTAAATGTGTTTCTTCAACCATTGTTCCCAATTCAGATTAGTCGT TTTGTAGATCTCTGCGGATGCTTCGTTGGAGGCGTTATCATCTACATGAACCTGTACGGAACGTTCAGATCCTACACCTACAGTGCCAAGCACGTTGGGATAGGCAAACTCCTACTTCTATTCATCCTAGGATTTGTCTTGCAACCATTTAAATACATTTTGGAAATTATTGCTATTTTGTGGGGCTTAATGACACCCAAAAACGGGTTTGCAATAGTTGATAAAAATGTAGAGCAGAACGAAATGGAAAACACGGTTTCCGTAGTTCCTTGCTGA
- the LOC124328487 gene encoding beta-1,4-mannosyltransferase egh-like isoform X2, protein MMTSAVKREVFHLIHCAALTGTIILVISLGGGLGENNSIAFETEETLSSWEQYGFFLAAVLYVTRFLTLLCLPLALFNFLGLVLFNAFPDQPKTKIFSRRDHISVPFVCFRVVTKGDFPQLVRNNILKNRNICEETGLEHFTFEVVTDKSISLVTSKKVRELVVPEDYATKSGALYKSRALQYCLEKEVNNLNDEDWIVHLDEETLLTSGCIKGIVNFICEGKHHFGQGVITYNNDEVVNLMLTLCDSIRVADDMGKLQFQLKVMHMPIMGWKGSYVISNVGAERDVSFDHGPRGSVAEDAYFGLMAASKGYSFGFIEGDMWEKSPFTIKDFLRQRKRWLQGLLLVVHSSEIPLRFRILLGCCVYATATAPLSTLNVFLQPLFPIQISRFVDLCGCFVGGVIIYMNLYGTFRSYTYSAKHVGIGKLLLLFILGFVLQPFKYILEIIAILWGLMTPKNGFAIVDKNVEQNEMENTVSVVPC, encoded by the exons ATGATGACGAGTGCTGTAAAACGAGAAGTTTTTCATCTAATTCACTGTGCTGCCTTAACTGGAACAATTATTTTGGTGATAAGTCTGGGTGGTGGACTgggagaaaataattcaatcgcCTTTGAAACAGAAGAAACTTTGAGCTCATGGGAACAGTATGGATTTTTTCTAGCTGCAGTTCTCTATGTTACTAGGTTCTTGACACTGTTGTGCCTACCCTTGGCTTTATTCAACTTTTTGGGTCTTGTGCTTTTTAATGCATTTCCTGATCAACCAAAAACAAAG atTTTCTCAAGGCGCGACCACATCAGTGTTCCTTTTGTTTGCTTTCGTGTGGTTACTAAAGGAGATTTCCCCCAATTGGTACGCAATAATATTTTGAAGAACCGAAACATTTGTGAGGAAACTGGTCTTGAGCACTTTACATTTGAAGTTGTGACAGACAAATCAATATCCTTGGTCACTAGCAAAAAAGTACGTGAACTAGTTGTTCCGGAAGATTATGCCACCAAATCTGGAGCTTTGTATAAATCAAGGGCACTTCAATATTGTCTGGAAAAAGAG GTCAACAATTTGAATGATGAAGATTGGATCGTACATCTTGACGAAGAGACCCTACTTACGAGCGGTTGTATCAAAGGGATTGTAAATTTCATTTGCGAGGGGAAACATCATTTTGGTCAAGGCGTGATAACATACAATAATGACGAg GTCGTCAACTTGATGTTAACTTTGTGTGATTCAATTCGTGTCGCCGATGATATGGGAAAATTGCAATTTCAATTAAAGGTGATGCACATGCCAATTATGGGATGGAAAGGATCGTATGTCATATCGAAT GTGGGAGCTGAGAGAGATGTAAGCTTCGATCATGGACCAAGAGGCTCGGTGGCAGAGGACGCTTACTTCGGACTCATGGCAGCCAGCAAGGGCTACTCGTTTGGTTTCATCGAAGGTGACATGTGGGAGAAATCGCCTTTCACTATTAAGGATTTCCTGCGACAAAGAAAACGATGGCTACAAGGACTTTTACTTGTTGTTCACTCGTCAGAAATTCCTTTAAG GTTTCGAATTCTTCTTGGTTGCTGCGTATATGCAACAGCGACGGCACCGTTGTCCACTTTAAATGTGTTTCTTCAACCATTGTTCCCAATTCAGATTAGTCGT TTTGTAGATCTCTGCGGATGCTTCGTTGGAGGCGTTATCATCTACATGAACCTGTACGGAACGTTCAGATCCTACACCTACAGTGCCAAGCACGTTGGGATAGGCAAACTCCTACTTCTATTCATCCTAGGATTTGTCTTGCAACCATTTAAATACATTTTGGAAATTATTGCTATTTTGTGGGGCTTAATGACACCCAAAAACGGGTTTGCAATAGTTGATAAAAATGTAGAGCAGAACGAAATGGAAAACACGGTTTCCGTAGTTCCTTGCTGA